CGATCTTCCACAGCCCGTGGGTCGGGGTGGAGCAGTTCTCGCGGATGGTCGACGACCCGCTGTTCTGGGACGCCACGCAGAACACGCTCGTGCTGTTCGCGCTCCAGTTGGTGCTGTTCTTCCCGATCCCCATCGCCCTCGCGCTGCTCATCAACAGCGTGATCCGGCCCCGGGTGCGGGCCGTGGCGCAGGCGATCATGTACCTGCCGCACTTCTTCTCGTGGGTCCTCGTCGTCACCGTCTTCCAGCAGATCTTCGGCGGCGCGGGCATCATCGCCCAGACCCTGGAGGACCACGGCTGGAGCGGCTTCGACCTGATGACCAACGCGGACCTGTTCAAGTACCTGGTCACCGCGCAGGCCGTGTGGAAGGACGCCGGCTGGGGGATCATCGTCTTCCTCGCCGCGCTGGCCGCGGTCAGCACCGACCTGTACGAGGCCGCCGCGATGGACGGCGCCGGGCGCTGGCGGCGCATGTGGCACGTCACGTTGCCCGCACTGCGCCCGGTGATCGCGCTGCTGCTGGTGCTGCGGGTCGGCGACGCGCTCAGCGTCGGCTTCGAGCAGTTCCTCCTCCAGCGGGACGCGGTCGGCGCTGGGGCCAGCGAGGTCCTCGACACCTACGTGTGGAACATGGGTATCCAGAACGGCGACTTCAGCTACGCGGCCGCGGTCGGCCTCGTCAAGGGAGTCATAGGAATCTGCCTCGTGCTGGGTGCGAACAAGTTCGCGCACCTGCTCGGCGAGCAGGGGGTGTACCAGAAGTGAGCCTCAACACGCAGCTCGTCCGCAGTCTCAAGGCCCCCGCCCGCCCGGTGTGGGAGGAGCCGCCCAGCAAGGCCGGCATCACCGCGAAGAGCGGCTTCCTCGCGCTGTGCTGCCTGGGAGTGCTCGGCCCGCTGTGGATCGTGATCGTCACCAGCCTGTCCCCGAAACCGGTGATCGACCGGGTCGGCGGCCTGGTCGTGATCCCCCAGGGCATCACCTTCGTCAACTACACCGAACTGCTCAGCGGCGGCCAGGTCAGCCGGGCCATCATGGTCTCGGTCGGGGTCACGCTCACCGGCACGGTGTTCTCCATGGCGGTGTCGGTGCTGGCGGCCTACGGTCTGTCGCGGCCGGGGAGTCTGGGACACCGGCTCTTCCTGGTCATCATGATGGCGACGATGTTCTTCGGCGCCGGGCTCATCCCGACCTACCTGCTCGTGCAGTCGCTGGGACTCACCGACACCTATCTCTCGCTGATCCTGCCGAGCGCGGTCAGCGTCTTCAACATCCTGGTGCTGCGTGCCTTCTTCATGGGCATCTCGCCCGAACTCACCGAGTCCGCGCGCATCGACGGGGCCGGTGACCTGCGCATCCTGCTGACCATCATCATGCCGCTGTCACGGGCCGTGCTGGCTGTGATCTCGCTGTTCTACGCGGTCGGGTACTGGAGCGCCTGGTTCAACGCGTCCATCTATCTCAGCGATCAGGACATGATGCCGTTGCAGAACGTGCTCATCCAGCTGGTCCAGAAGAACACGGCGAACCCCACGGGGTTGCAGCAGGCGGTTCGTACGGGGCAGTTGTCGGCGCTGGGGTTGCAGATGGCGGTGATGGTGCTCGCGTTGATTCCGGTGGCCGTTGCTTCTCCGTTCGTCCAGCGGCATTTCAAGAAGGGCATGTTGACGGGCGCGGTGAAGGGGTGACCTGCGCCTGATCAAGGGGGCCTTTTGATCGTCCGGCGGCTGCGGGTGTGTTGTGGCTGGGCGCGCAGTTCCCCGCGCCCCTGAGTGGGCTTACTTCCCCTTAGTTCAGAGCGAGGTTTGTCATGCTTACGTCCAGGCTTAGCCGGCGTGCTGTTCTGGCCGGGACCGCGGCTGCCGCCGCGCTCACCACGGTTCCTTCCCTGCAAGGGCGTGCGGAAGCCGCCTCGGTCACCCCCACTTACCGCTGGCGCACCGCCGTCATCGGTGGCACCGGGTTCGTCACCGGGGTGCTCTTCCATCCCTCCGTGCGGGGGCTCGCCTACGCCCGTACCGACATCGGCGGGGCCTATCGCTGGGACGACCGGAGTGCGCGCTGGATTCCGCTCAACGACGATCTCGGCTGGGACGACTGGAACCTCTTCGGGGTCGAGGCGATCGCCGTCGACCCCGCTCACCCGAACCGGGTGTATGTGTCCCTCGGCACCTACGCCCAGTCCTGGGCCGGAAACGGGGCGGTCCTGCGGTCCGAGGACCGTGGTGCCACCTGGGCCCGTACCGATCTCACGGTGAAGCTCGGTGGGAACGAGGACGGGCGGGGGGCCGGGGAGCGGCTGCTCGTCGATCCTCGGGACAGTGACACGTTGTGGTTGGGGACCAGACATGACGGGCTGCTCAAGTCCACGGACCGGGGCGCAACCTGGAAGGCCGTGAGCTTCCCGGCCACCCCGAGCCCCACCGGCCAGGGCATCACCCTCCTCGTCGCCGCGGGCCGCAGCGTCTACGCCGGCTGGGGCGACGCGGACGGCACCGCAGCCAACCTGTACCGCACCGCCGACGGGGCCACCTGGGATGCCGTCCCCGCGCAGCCCTCCGGTGCCGCCGCCAAGGTGCCGATCCGGGCGGCCTACGACTGCCACACCCGCGAGCTGTACGTCACCTACGCCAACGCGCCCGGCCCCAACGGACAGTCCGACGGCAGTGTGCACAAGCTGGCCACGGCGAGCGGCAAGTGGACCGACGTCACGCCCGTGAAGCCCGGCGGGACGACGGCTGGGGGCACCTCCCGCTCGAGCGAAGCCGAGAGTGGGGGAGGCTCCTCCGACACCTTCGGGTACGGCGGAGTCGCCGTCGACGCCCGCCGGCCCGGCACGGTCGTCGTCTCCACCAACAACCGCTGGGCGGCCGTCGACACCCTGTACCGGAGCACGAACGGCGGCCGCACCTGGATCTCCCTCAAGGAGTCCGCGGTCCTCGACGTGTCCGAGACCCCGTTCCTGACCTTCGGGGCCGACGCGCCCAAGTTCGGCTGGTGGATCCAGGCCCTCGCCGTCGATCCGTACGACTCGGAGCACATCGTCTACGGCACCGGCGCCACCCTCTACGGCACCCGGGACCTCAAGCACTGGGCGCCGCAGATCCGCGGCCTGGAGGAGACCTCCGTACGGCAGCTGATCTCGCCCCCGACCGGGGAGGCGCACCTGCTCAGCGGGCTCGGGGACATCGGTGTGATGTACCACGAGCGGCTCACGGCGTCACCGTCACGGGGCATGGCGAGCAACCCCGTGTTCGGGTCGGCGACGGGACTCGCCCAGGCCGCGGCCAAGCCCTCGTACGTCGTCCGCACGGGCTTCGGCGACCACGGCAACGGCGCCTACTCGAACGACGGCGGAAAGACCTGGGCGCCCTTCGCGACCCAGCCCGCCCTCGCCAAGGACGCGCCGGGGCCGATCGCCACCAACACCGACGGCAGCGTGCTGCTGTGGACCTTCGTGCACTGGGACGGCACCAAGTACCCCGCCCAGCGCTCCACCGACAACGGAGCGACCTGGTCCGAGGTCGCCGGCTACCCCAAGGGCGCCACCCCGCTGGCCGACCCGGCCGACCCCACACGCTTCTACGCGTACGACACCGACACCGGCACCCTGTTCGCCAGCACGGACGGCGGCCTCACCTTCACCGGGCGCGCGAGCGGACTGCCCTCCGGCGACAGCCAGTTCCAGCTGACCGCGGCCCCGGGACGCTCCGGCGACCTGTGGCTGAGCACCAAGACCAACGGCCTCCACCGGTCCACCGACGGCGGAGCGACCTTCACCAAGCTCACCAGCTGCTGGGCCTCGCACACCCTCGCCTTCGGCAAGGCGGCCAAGGGCGCCGACTACCCGGCGATCTACCAGGTCGGCGCCACGGAGGCGATCACCGGCGTGTACCGCTCCGACGACGGCGCGAAGAGCTGGGTGCGCGTCAACGACGACCAGCACCAGTGGGGCTGGATCGGCGCGACCATCGCCGCCGACCCGCGGCTGTACGGCCGCGTCTACGTCGCCACCAACGGCCGGGGCATCCAGTACGGGGAGCCCGTCTGATGGCTGTGGAAAAGAGGCCGTCGCTGGGCGATGCCACCCGTGGCCGCATCCTCTACGGCGGTGACTACAACCCCGAGCAGTGGCCCGAGGAGACCTGGCCGGAGGACGTCCGGCTGATGAAGGCCGCCGGCGTCAACTCCGTCACCCTCGGGGTCTTCTCCTGGGCCAGGCTCGAACCGCGGCCGGGGGAGCGGGACTTCGGCTGGCTGGACCGGCTGATGGACCTGATGCACGACAACGGCATCGGGGTCGTCCTCGCCACCCCCACCTCCTCGCCACCGCCGTGGATGGGCCACCTGCACCCTGACACCCTGCCCGTCACCGAGGACGGCCGCACCGAGTACTGGGGCGGGCGCCAGCACTTCTCGCACTCCAGCGCCACCTACCGCCGCTACGCCGCCGCCATCACCGAGGACCTCGCCGCCCGCTACGGCGGCCACCCGGCCCTGACGATGTGGCACATCAACAACGAGTACTGCACCTACGACTGGAGCGACGAGGCCGCCGCCCGCTTCCGGACCTGGCTCCAGGGTCGCTACGGCTCCCTCGACGCCCTCAACTCCGCCTGGGGAACCGCCTTCTGGAGCCAGGGATACGGCGACTGGGCCGAGGTCCACACGCCTCGCCACGCCCACTACCTGAAGAACCCCACCCAGGTGCTGGACTTCAAGCGCTTCACCTCCGACATGCTCCTGGAGTGCTACCTCGCCGAGCGGGACATCGTCCGCCGGGCCACCCCACGCACCCCGGTGACCAGCAACTTCATGCCGCTGTGGGTGGGCCAGGACGCCTGGCGCTGGGCCGAGGAGGAGGACGTCGTCTCCGTCGACCTCTATCCCGACCCCCGTGATCCCCTCGGGGCCCAACAGGGCGCTCTGGTCCAGGACATGACCCGCTCGCAGGCCCGTGGGCCGTGGATGCTCATGGAACAGGCCGCCGGACCGGTCAACTGGCGGGGTGTGAACCACCCCAAGCCCCGTGGACTGAACCGCCTCTGGTCCCTGCAGGCCGTCGCCCGCGGTGCGGACGCCGTCTGCTACTTCCAGTGGCGCCAGTCCCGGCAGGGCGCGGAGAAGTTCCACTCCGGAATGGTCAGCCACGCGGGGGAGGAAGGACGCACCTATCAGGAGGTCAAGCAGCTCGGAGCCGAACTCGCCGCCATATCGGCGCAGGTGACGGGACGTCACACCGCCCACGACATCGCCGTCCTGCACGACTGGCACGCCTGGTGGGCCGGCGCCCAGGACGGCCGCCTCTCCCGTGAGGTCGACTACCCCGACGTCCTCAAGGCCTGGCACCGCGCGCTCTGGGAAGCCCACCTCACCACCGACTTCGCCCACCCCGAACACGACCTCACCGCCTACAAGGTGGTCGTCGTCCCCCAGCTCTACGCCCTCACCGACCCGGCGATCGACAACCTCCTCGCCTACGTCCGCCAGGGCGGCACCCTCGTCGCCGGATTCCTCACCGGCGTCGCCGACGAGGACGACCGGGTGCGCCCCGGCGGCATGGACGCCCGGCTGCGCGCACTGTTCGGCATCCGCACCCTGCACGAGTGGTGGCCGCTGGACGCGGGGGAGCACGCGGAATGCGACGGCTCATCAGGCGGATTCCGCGGCACCCTGTGGTCGGAGGAGATCGACAAGACCGAGGACGCCACCACAGAGGCCTCGTACAAGGGCGGTGAGCTGGACGGGCTGCCCGCCGTGCTGCGCAGGGGCCGCGCCTGGTACCTGTCGACGCTTCCCGAGCCGGGCGCCCTGCGCGAGCTCCTCGCCGGGATCGCCACGGGCGCGGGTGCGCGACCGGTCCTCGACGGCCTGCCCGACCAGGTCGAGGCCGTCCGCCGCGGTGACCTGCTCTTCCTGCTCAACCACGGCCGCGAGCCGGTGACGGTCGACGTGCCGGGCACCCACCAGGATCTGCTGACGGGGCAGTCCCTCACGGACCGGGTCCCGCTGGGCCGCTACGGAGTGGCGGTGCTCCAGCCATGACCGACGGACCCGTCCACGGCACCTGGGAACCCGAACCGGCCGCGCGCTGGGAGGACGGCTTCCTCAGCGGCAACGGCCACCACGGCGCTCTCGTCTTCGGCGAACCGAACGACGAGCGGGTCGTCGTCACGCACCACACCCTCGTCCGTCCCAACGGCGCCGAACACGCCCGCCCGCCCCGCCTCGCCGCCGAACTCCCCGCGCTTCAGGACCGGTTGCTCGCCGGCGAGCTCGACGCCGCCGAGCGCTTCACGGACGGACGCCCGCTGCAGTGGGTGCAGCCCTTCCACCCCGCCTTCCAGATCCGGCTGCGCCGTCCGCGCGCGGCCGCTGCCGACCACCGTCGCTCCGTCGACTTCACCACCGGCGTCCTGCGCACGGAGTCCCAGGGGTCGCGCAGCGAGCTCTTCGTCTCGCGCGCGGACGACGTCATCGTCCAGCAGGTCGAGGCGGCGGACCTGGTCGTCTCGCTGGACCACCGGCTGCCGGGCGCACCCGACACCCTGATGGTCGGCCAGAGCATCGTCCGCGCCGCTGACGGGGCCCTGCTCACCCTCTGCGTCCGCTACCCCGACAGCGACCGCCGTTACACCGGCATCACCCTGGTCGTCCCCACGGGCGGCCGCACCGCGCTCATCCCGCCGGGCGCGCAGGTCACCGGTGCCGAGTCCGTCCTCCTGCTGACCCGCGTCGTACGGCACACCGGCGAACTGGACACGGCACCCCACGCGGAGGCCCTGCGCGACCTGGTCCCCGAATCCGAAGCCGAGCCCGAGTCGGGGGCCGACGCGTACGCCCGGCTCCTGGACCGGCACACCCCCCTCCACCGCACCGCCTACGAACGCGTCACCCTCGACCTCGCCGCCGACCCCGCCGAACGCGCCCTGCCGGGCTCGGAGTTGCTGGAGCGGCCCGACAGCCCCGCCCTCCTGGAACGCCTCTTCGCCGCCGGCCGCTACCACCTGCTCTCCTCCAGCGGTCTCTTCCCGCCCCGGCTCACCGGCCTGTGGACCGGCGACTGGGCCACGGCCTGGTCGGGAGCGTTCACCAACGACGCCAACGTCAACCTCCAGACAGCGTCGGCCGCGAGCGCGGCCCTTCCCGAAGTCACCGAAGCCCTGGCCTGTCTGATCCACCGTCAGTTGCCCGACTGGCAGGACAACGCCCGCGAGATCTTCGGCACCCGGGGTGTCGTGGCCCCGCCCCACTCCGACGGCGAGTCCGGGCTGACGTACCACTTCAACCGCGAGTACCCGCTGCATCTGTGGACCGCGGGCGCCGACTGGCTGCTCAAGCCCCTCGTCGACCACGACGAGACCCGCGGCGCACAGGACCCGCGCACCGCCCACGCACTCGCCGAAGTCGCCCTGTTCTACGAGGACTTCCTCACCCGCACGGACGCCGACGGACATCTCGTCGTCGTCCCCTCCTACTCACCCGAGAACCGCCCCGCGAACGCCAGTTGGGGCGCGATCAACGCGGCCATGGATCTCTCGGCCGCCCGGCACGCCCTGCTCACGGCCGCCGCCTACCATCCCGAGAAGGCACAAGCCTGGCGCACCCTCGCCGACCGGCTCCCTCCCCACCGGGTCAACGCCGACGGCGCCCTCGCCGAATGGGCCCGGCCCGGTCTCGACGACACCTACGACCACCGCCACCTCAGCCACCTCTACGGCGTCTGGCCACTCGACGAGATCACCCCCTACGACACCCCCGACCTGGCCAGGGCCGCCCACCGGGCCCTCGAACTCCGCGGCTCCGAGAACGACTCGGCCCACGGCCATCTCCACCACGCCCTCGTCGCGGCCCGGCTGCGCGACGGCGAACGGGTCGCGCACGCCCTGGGCCAGGTCCTGGGGGGCGACTTCTTCCACGCCTCGCTGATGAGCGCGCACTACCCGAACCGGAACGTGTACAACGCGGACGCCGCCCACACCCTGCCCGCCGTCCTCGTCGAGATGCTCGTGCAGTCGACACCGGACCGGCTGGTACTGCTCCCGGCGGTCCCCACCACCTGCCCCCGAGGTGAACTACGGGGTATCCGCACCAGGTTCGGGGCCGTACTCGACCTCACCTGGAGCCCCACCGAAGCGACCGCGGTGCTGCGCCCCACCCGCACCCACCGCGTCGAACTCCGGACTTCCTCCGGCACCGAGCCGCTCTACCTCGTCGCCGGAGAAGACCACGTCCTCCGTCTGGAGGCGTGGTAACCCCCCGCATTTCCCCCCACCCATGGAAAGGGACACCATGGCAAGCACTCTGCGCAAGATCACCATGGCCGTACTGGCCCCGGCGATGGCCATCGGCGCCACCGTCGGACTCGCCTCGGCCCCGGCCTCCGCCGCCGTCTGGAGCTCCTGCGACCAGTGGGCCAACACGAGCCTGAACGGTTACACGCTCTACAACAACATCTGGGGCTCCGGCGCCGGCAGCCAGTGCATCTGGGCCAACTCCGGCACCAACTGGGGCGTCAACGCCAACCACCCCAACACCGGCGGCATCAAGTCCTACCCCAACTCCAAGAAGGTGATCAACAAGTCGATCACCTCGCTGGGTTCGCTCTCCAGCAGCTACAACGTCTCGGTCCCGTCGTCCGGCGCGTACAACACGTCGTACGACATCTGGGACACCGACTACGACTACGAGATCATGCTCTGGGTCAACAAGACCGGAGCCGTCGGGCCGCTCGGCAGCTCGCAGGGCAACGTGACGCTCGGCGGCCACACCTGGACCGTCTACAAGGGCACCAACGGCGCGAACCAGGTCTTCTCCTTCGTCCGCACCTCCAACTCCAGCTCCGGCACGGTCAACATCCTCCCGATCCTGAAGTGGATCAAGGACACCAAGGGCTGGTTCGGCAACGAGACCATCGGCGACGTGCAGTTCGGATTCGAGATCACCAGCTCGTCCGGTGGTCTCAACTTCACCGCCAACAACCTGACCGTAAGCAGCAGTTGACCTGATCGTGGGGCAGCGTCGGGCGTGATGGGGGCATGCGTACCACCACCCCCCTCCGACGTGCCCTGATCACCGTGACCGCGACCGCGGCCGTCGTTCTCACCGCGACGGGTTCCGCGGTCGCGGTTCCCCTCTCCGGGACGGCCGCGGCACCCCACGCCACCGCCCGCTCCCTCTCCGCCCTGCACCCCGTCGTCGAACTCGCCGCCGAACGCCTGGCCACCGCCGACCTGGTCGCCGCCGCCAAGTGGGGCACCGACAGCCCCATCGACGACCCCGCCCGCGAACAGCAGGTCCTCGACAACGTCGCCGCCCAGGCCCAGCAGCTCGGCGCCGACCCGGACGAGATCCGAGTGATCTTCCGCGACCAGATCGAGGCGAACAAGATCGTCCAGCGCGGCCTGTTCCAGCGGTGGAGCGACCACCCCGACGAGGCACCGACGACCAAGCCGGACCTGAGCGTCGTACGGCAGGAGATCAACCGAGTGACCGGCGCGCTGGTCGAGGCCCTCGCCACCACCGCCGACGACCGGGGCGCGGCGGCCACCTGCCGTCCCGAGCTCCTGCTCGCCGCCCTCCAGGTCCGTCACGAGGACCACCTCGACGCCCTGCACACCAGGGCCCTGGCCCGCGCCCTGCGCTCGGTCTGCGGTAGCTGACCCCACACGACGAAGCGG
This portion of the Streptomyces canus genome encodes:
- a CDS encoding ABC transporter permease, encoding MSITAGSRPDGTRPPAAVEEPTAAVAAAVTKARVPRKAAKAGKIPFRVRLRRDRALILMTLPVILLLLLFNYVPLLGNVVAFQDYDPYVSSNGITAIFHSPWVGVEQFSRMVDDPLFWDATQNTLVLFALQLVLFFPIPIALALLINSVIRPRVRAVAQAIMYLPHFFSWVLVVTVFQQIFGGAGIIAQTLEDHGWSGFDLMTNADLFKYLVTAQAVWKDAGWGIIVFLAALAAVSTDLYEAAAMDGAGRWRRMWHVTLPALRPVIALLLVLRVGDALSVGFEQFLLQRDAVGAGASEVLDTYVWNMGIQNGDFSYAAAVGLVKGVIGICLVLGANKFAHLLGEQGVYQK
- a CDS encoding carbohydrate ABC transporter permease encodes the protein MSLNTQLVRSLKAPARPVWEEPPSKAGITAKSGFLALCCLGVLGPLWIVIVTSLSPKPVIDRVGGLVVIPQGITFVNYTELLSGGQVSRAIMVSVGVTLTGTVFSMAVSVLAAYGLSRPGSLGHRLFLVIMMATMFFGAGLIPTYLLVQSLGLTDTYLSLILPSAVSVFNILVLRAFFMGISPELTESARIDGAGDLRILLTIIMPLSRAVLAVISLFYAVGYWSAWFNASIYLSDQDMMPLQNVLIQLVQKNTANPTGLQQAVRTGQLSALGLQMAVMVLALIPVAVASPFVQRHFKKGMLTGAVKG
- a CDS encoding WD40/YVTN/BNR-like repeat-containing protein — protein: MLTSRLSRRAVLAGTAAAAALTTVPSLQGRAEAASVTPTYRWRTAVIGGTGFVTGVLFHPSVRGLAYARTDIGGAYRWDDRSARWIPLNDDLGWDDWNLFGVEAIAVDPAHPNRVYVSLGTYAQSWAGNGAVLRSEDRGATWARTDLTVKLGGNEDGRGAGERLLVDPRDSDTLWLGTRHDGLLKSTDRGATWKAVSFPATPSPTGQGITLLVAAGRSVYAGWGDADGTAANLYRTADGATWDAVPAQPSGAAAKVPIRAAYDCHTRELYVTYANAPGPNGQSDGSVHKLATASGKWTDVTPVKPGGTTAGGTSRSSEAESGGGSSDTFGYGGVAVDARRPGTVVVSTNNRWAAVDTLYRSTNGGRTWISLKESAVLDVSETPFLTFGADAPKFGWWIQALAVDPYDSEHIVYGTGATLYGTRDLKHWAPQIRGLEETSVRQLISPPTGEAHLLSGLGDIGVMYHERLTASPSRGMASNPVFGSATGLAQAAAKPSYVVRTGFGDHGNGAYSNDGGKTWAPFATQPALAKDAPGPIATNTDGSVLLWTFVHWDGTKYPAQRSTDNGATWSEVAGYPKGATPLADPADPTRFYAYDTDTGTLFASTDGGLTFTGRASGLPSGDSQFQLTAAPGRSGDLWLSTKTNGLHRSTDGGATFTKLTSCWASHTLAFGKAAKGADYPAIYQVGATEAITGVYRSDDGAKSWVRVNDDQHQWGWIGATIAADPRLYGRVYVATNGRGIQYGEPV
- a CDS encoding beta-galactosidase, whose amino-acid sequence is MAVEKRPSLGDATRGRILYGGDYNPEQWPEETWPEDVRLMKAAGVNSVTLGVFSWARLEPRPGERDFGWLDRLMDLMHDNGIGVVLATPTSSPPPWMGHLHPDTLPVTEDGRTEYWGGRQHFSHSSATYRRYAAAITEDLAARYGGHPALTMWHINNEYCTYDWSDEAAARFRTWLQGRYGSLDALNSAWGTAFWSQGYGDWAEVHTPRHAHYLKNPTQVLDFKRFTSDMLLECYLAERDIVRRATPRTPVTSNFMPLWVGQDAWRWAEEEDVVSVDLYPDPRDPLGAQQGALVQDMTRSQARGPWMLMEQAAGPVNWRGVNHPKPRGLNRLWSLQAVARGADAVCYFQWRQSRQGAEKFHSGMVSHAGEEGRTYQEVKQLGAELAAISAQVTGRHTAHDIAVLHDWHAWWAGAQDGRLSREVDYPDVLKAWHRALWEAHLTTDFAHPEHDLTAYKVVVVPQLYALTDPAIDNLLAYVRQGGTLVAGFLTGVADEDDRVRPGGMDARLRALFGIRTLHEWWPLDAGEHAECDGSSGGFRGTLWSEEIDKTEDATTEASYKGGELDGLPAVLRRGRAWYLSTLPEPGALRELLAGIATGAGARPVLDGLPDQVEAVRRGDLLFLLNHGREPVTVDVPGTHQDLLTGQSLTDRVPLGRYGVAVLQP
- a CDS encoding glycosyl hydrolase family 95 catalytic domain-containing protein, whose amino-acid sequence is MTDGPVHGTWEPEPAARWEDGFLSGNGHHGALVFGEPNDERVVVTHHTLVRPNGAEHARPPRLAAELPALQDRLLAGELDAAERFTDGRPLQWVQPFHPAFQIRLRRPRAAAADHRRSVDFTTGVLRTESQGSRSELFVSRADDVIVQQVEAADLVVSLDHRLPGAPDTLMVGQSIVRAADGALLTLCVRYPDSDRRYTGITLVVPTGGRTALIPPGAQVTGAESVLLLTRVVRHTGELDTAPHAEALRDLVPESEAEPESGADAYARLLDRHTPLHRTAYERVTLDLAADPAERALPGSELLERPDSPALLERLFAAGRYHLLSSSGLFPPRLTGLWTGDWATAWSGAFTNDANVNLQTASAASAALPEVTEALACLIHRQLPDWQDNAREIFGTRGVVAPPHSDGESGLTYHFNREYPLHLWTAGADWLLKPLVDHDETRGAQDPRTAHALAEVALFYEDFLTRTDADGHLVVVPSYSPENRPANASWGAINAAMDLSAARHALLTAAAYHPEKAQAWRTLADRLPPHRVNADGALAEWARPGLDDTYDHRHLSHLYGVWPLDEITPYDTPDLARAAHRALELRGSENDSAHGHLHHALVAARLRDGERVAHALGQVLGGDFFHASLMSAHYPNRNVYNADAAHTLPAVLVEMLVQSTPDRLVLLPAVPTTCPRGELRGIRTRFGAVLDLTWSPTEATAVLRPTRTHRVELRTSSGTEPLYLVAGEDHVLRLEAW
- a CDS encoding glycoside hydrolase family 12 protein, translated to MASTLRKITMAVLAPAMAIGATVGLASAPASAAVWSSCDQWANTSLNGYTLYNNIWGSGAGSQCIWANSGTNWGVNANHPNTGGIKSYPNSKKVINKSITSLGSLSSSYNVSVPSSGAYNTSYDIWDTDYDYEIMLWVNKTGAVGPLGSSQGNVTLGGHTWTVYKGTNGANQVFSFVRTSNSSSGTVNILPILKWIKDTKGWFGNETIGDVQFGFEITSSSGGLNFTANNLTVSSS
- a CDS encoding chorismate mutase, coding for MRTTTPLRRALITVTATAAVVLTATGSAVAVPLSGTAAAPHATARSLSALHPVVELAAERLATADLVAAAKWGTDSPIDDPAREQQVLDNVAAQAQQLGADPDEIRVIFRDQIEANKIVQRGLFQRWSDHPDEAPTTKPDLSVVRQEINRVTGALVEALATTADDRGAAATCRPELLLAALQVRHEDHLDALHTRALARALRSVCGS